One region of Marivirga arenosa genomic DNA includes:
- the rfbA gene encoding glucose-1-phosphate thymidylyltransferase RfbA: MKGIILAGGSGTRLHPLTIALSKQLMPVYDKPMIYYPLSTLMLAGIKDILIISTPEHTGLFKQLLGDGSKLGCKFEYAVQERPEGLAQAFIIGEEFIGNEDVALILGDNIFYGSGMSKLLQSNTQPKGGIVYAYHVHDPERYGVVEFDNEGKAISIEEKPKKPKSSYAVPGIYFYNNSVVEIAKNIKPSPRGELEITDINKKYLAEGTLEVSVLNRGTAWLDTGTFSSLMQASEFVRVIEERQGMKIGCIEEVAFRMGYINSKQLEEIAEPLVKSGYGKYLLKLPNQIR; encoded by the coding sequence ATGAAAGGAATTATATTAGCTGGTGGTTCGGGTACTCGTTTACATCCATTAACCATTGCATTAAGCAAACAATTAATGCCTGTATATGACAAACCGATGATCTATTACCCACTTTCAACCTTAATGTTAGCTGGTATAAAAGATATTCTAATCATTTCAACTCCTGAACATACGGGACTCTTCAAACAATTATTGGGCGATGGCTCAAAATTAGGATGTAAATTTGAATATGCAGTTCAGGAAAGGCCGGAGGGCTTAGCTCAAGCTTTCATAATTGGAGAAGAGTTTATTGGAAATGAAGATGTGGCCTTAATTTTAGGAGATAACATTTTCTATGGTTCAGGTATGTCCAAATTATTACAATCCAATACTCAACCCAAAGGAGGAATAGTTTACGCTTATCATGTTCATGATCCTGAGAGGTATGGGGTAGTGGAATTTGACAATGAGGGTAAAGCTATTTCAATTGAAGAAAAGCCTAAGAAACCAAAATCATCCTATGCTGTACCTGGCATTTATTTCTACAATAATAGTGTGGTCGAAATTGCTAAAAACATTAAGCCCAGTCCTAGAGGTGAGCTTGAAATCACAGATATAAATAAAAAATATTTAGCAGAAGGAACGTTAGAAGTAAGCGTATTAAATAGAGGTACAGCTTGGTTAGATACTGGAACATTCTCTTCTCTGATGCAAGCTTCTGAATTTGTAAGGGTAATTGAAGAGCGCCAAGGAATGAAAATTGGCTGTATCGAAGAAGTAGCGTTTAGAATGGGGTATATTAACAGTAAGCAACTAGAAGAAATAGCTGAACCTCTAGTGAAAAGTGGTTATGGGAAGTATTTGCTTAAATTACCCAATCAAATACGATAA
- the rfbB gene encoding dTDP-glucose 4,6-dehydratase, producing MLKTLLITGGAGFIGSHVVRLFVNKYPDYKIINLDALTYAGNLENLKDIDQKSNYVFEKGDITNENYIFDLFKKYDFDGVIHLAAESHVDRSISNPLEFLKTNIFGTVTLLNAAKEIWKDHFDNKRFYHVSTDEVYGSLDNGGFFTETTAYDPKSPYSASKAGSDHFIRAYANTYNLPIIISNCSNNYGPNQFPEKLIPLFINNIQNNKPLPVYGKGENIRDWLYVVDHARAIDDVYHKGRTGETYNIGGFNEWKNIDLIKVICKTMDEKLGREAGTSEKLITYVTDRAGHDLRYAIDATKITKELGWKPSLQFEEGISKTIDWYLENEEWLKNVTSGDYQRYYDEMYDKRD from the coding sequence ATATTGAAAACTTTATTAATAACAGGCGGGGCAGGATTCATCGGATCACATGTAGTTAGGTTGTTTGTCAACAAATATCCAGATTATAAGATTATTAACCTGGATGCATTAACCTATGCAGGTAATCTTGAAAATCTTAAAGATATTGACCAAAAGTCAAATTATGTTTTTGAAAAAGGAGATATAACCAATGAGAACTACATCTTCGATTTATTTAAAAAATATGATTTTGATGGGGTAATTCATCTTGCTGCTGAATCTCATGTTGACAGATCAATTTCAAATCCTTTAGAATTTTTAAAAACCAATATCTTCGGAACTGTTACCTTATTGAATGCTGCTAAAGAAATATGGAAAGATCATTTTGACAATAAAAGGTTCTACCACGTTTCTACTGATGAAGTTTATGGTTCATTAGATAACGGAGGGTTCTTCACCGAAACTACAGCCTACGATCCAAAATCACCATACTCTGCTTCTAAAGCAGGGTCTGATCATTTTATCAGAGCTTATGCTAACACTTATAACCTACCTATTATAATCAGTAATTGCTCTAATAATTATGGACCCAATCAATTTCCTGAGAAACTGATTCCACTTTTCATTAATAATATTCAAAATAATAAACCATTGCCCGTTTATGGTAAAGGAGAAAATATTCGGGATTGGTTATATGTGGTGGATCATGCCAGAGCAATTGATGATGTTTATCATAAAGGTAGGACTGGGGAAACGTATAATATTGGTGGTTTTAATGAATGGAAAAATATTGATCTAATTAAAGTCATCTGTAAAACAATGGATGAAAAACTTGGTCGTGAAGCTGGAACTTCTGAAAAGCTTATAACATATGTTACCGACAGGGCAGGCCATGATTTAAGATATGCCATTGATGCTACAAAAATCACCAAAGAATTGGGTTGGAAACCTAGTTTACAATTTGAAGAAGGTATATCCAAAACAATCGATTGGTATCTAGAAAATGAAGAATGGCTGAAAAATGTAACTTCAGGTGATTACCAACGATATTATGATGAAATGTATGACAAAAGAGACTAG
- a CDS encoding GumC domain-containing protein, protein MSEEHKNQQTSNNSDEIDLRELFSAIGNFFKNIFLGFIMLIVKFRNATLKHIKIIIVFGVLGGFVGIALNYYLPDYYSSYMLINSKHSSGRLMENSVDKLQQLSSEGNYIQLAKILDIDTVQAKNLKGFRYEPFVSEEEIVELEVLKEQLKGSIDDEETINRFVEKLKIDNKSTYKIFVEVFNNDGLAELEQPLVNYFRENEYVSKRLEIEKENLKDRAQNLREELARLDSLKKILMNSYSNLFSDKAKSGSNNVILGDEKVDPISIFEESKIQYRELQRIEEDIYLMPSFELIDGFTVFSKPESPSLIKLGFYSGLVGLGIAYIIIMLISFNKYLNKVEEDNKRQAA, encoded by the coding sequence ATGTCAGAAGAACATAAAAATCAACAGACTAGTAACAATTCAGACGAAATTGACTTAAGGGAATTGTTTTCCGCAATTGGAAACTTCTTTAAAAACATCTTTCTAGGTTTTATAATGCTAATTGTGAAATTTAGAAACGCCACATTAAAGCATATTAAAATTATTATTGTTTTTGGCGTTTTGGGTGGCTTTGTAGGTATCGCTTTAAACTACTACTTGCCTGATTATTATAGTAGTTATATGTTAATCAACTCTAAGCATTCAAGCGGTAGGTTAATGGAAAACTCTGTGGATAAACTTCAGCAACTTTCATCAGAAGGGAATTATATTCAATTAGCAAAAATTCTAGATATTGATACAGTTCAAGCGAAAAATTTAAAAGGATTCCGTTATGAACCATTTGTTTCAGAAGAAGAAATTGTGGAATTAGAGGTTTTGAAGGAACAGCTTAAAGGTTCAATTGATGATGAAGAAACCATTAATCGCTTTGTTGAAAAATTAAAGATTGATAATAAGTCTACCTATAAAATTTTTGTGGAGGTATTCAATAATGACGGATTAGCAGAATTGGAGCAGCCATTAGTTAACTATTTTAGAGAAAATGAATATGTGTCTAAAAGGTTAGAAATTGAAAAGGAAAATTTAAAAGATAGAGCTCAAAATTTAAGAGAGGAATTAGCAAGGTTAGATAGCCTAAAGAAAATTCTAATGAATAGCTACAGCAATCTTTTTTCTGATAAGGCAAAATCAGGAAGTAATAATGTAATTCTTGGAGATGAAAAGGTTGATCCGATCTCCATTTTTGAGGAAAGCAAAATTCAATATAGAGAATTACAAAGAATTGAAGAGGATATTTATTTAATGCCTAGTTTTGAATTAATTGATGGATTTACAGTGTTTTCAAAACCAGAAAGTCCAAGTTTGATTAAATTAGGATTTTACTCAGGCTTAGTTGGTTTGGGTATAGCCTACATCATCATTATGCTGATCAGCTTTAATAAATACTTAAATAAAGTAGAAGAAGATAATAAAAGACAAGCGGCCTAA